A region from the Chitinivorax sp. B genome encodes:
- a CDS encoding GIY-YIG nuclease family protein encodes MGAREAKVSLQDAIDSGQIVSIGQLLERATAEKLEVTRNGRDYLGLRGSDGRRFRVHFGFANDSRTHRPTSTSPQPEPKAVCNVRRSEGYWIYALTAHSPDGMRKACYIGQTINLKRRFREHLRRNRPGHASFALFEWAAQEQAEVRATVLSWVDGDQSYASRFEGYWLKLAVEAGFVAPDAHNWGRLPQPSNPVGQPPRWPASEVLAASIPLPELVEHGLTPVELFVASRVPF; translated from the coding sequence ATGGGGGCAAGGGAAGCAAAGGTTTCGTTGCAGGATGCCATAGATTCTGGTCAGATAGTCTCTATTGGGCAGCTACTTGAACGAGCAACTGCTGAAAAACTGGAAGTCACCCGCAATGGGCGTGATTACCTTGGCCTTCGGGGAAGTGATGGAAGGCGGTTTCGAGTTCATTTTGGATTTGCCAACGACTCACGCACGCACAGACCGACATCCACATCACCGCAGCCTGAACCCAAGGCTGTGTGCAATGTCCGCCGCAGCGAAGGCTACTGGATATATGCGCTGACAGCACATAGCCCAGACGGCATGCGCAAAGCCTGCTACATCGGCCAGACCATCAATCTCAAGCGACGATTTCGCGAGCACCTGCGGCGCAATCGCCCCGGCCACGCATCATTCGCGCTCTTCGAGTGGGCGGCTCAGGAGCAAGCTGAGGTTCGGGCGACGGTGCTTTCGTGGGTTGATGGCGACCAGAGCTACGCATCTCGATTCGAGGGCTACTGGTTGAAGCTGGCCGTCGAGGCTGGCTTTGTGGCTCCCGACGCCCACAACTGGGGTCGCCTTCCGCAGCCCAGCAACCCGGTTGGTCAGCCGCCCCGTTGGCCTGCCTCGGAAGTATTGGCGGCTTCGATCCCTCTGCCGGAACTTGTGGAGCATGGCCTCACGCCGGTTGAATTGTTCGTTGCCAGTCGTGTGCCGTTCTGA